The following coding sequences lie in one Vibrio sp. ED004 genomic window:
- a CDS encoding LysR family transcriptional regulator — MSGKVNPNNKLDKRDLRRLELFCEIVEQGGINQAVASTGISQPVLSNQLIALEKSLELTLCQRGRRGFKLTHEGEQVYKYANQLKSTLTDFAYKLRGVQTELSGHVRIGCLDNTVTLPYNPLPKAIETFYQRSNSVEVSVDVGDFTQLNEKLAKNQIDMMIVVLGSHQKSAFQHKYPLFEEHSYLYARKDLAEKIMDNDFSLDGCRINMGGYAKDEMFRLLNIEQYDSVKPFDGWHVESGVILTLAGTHLSFLPSHLIDRGHYDQALIALQPDKWSLKSQFYLVLKQPLDSLSPAARAFFDELHQTEPSGSI; from the coding sequence GTGAGTGGCAAAGTGAACCCAAACAATAAGTTAGATAAAAGAGACCTACGAAGATTAGAACTTTTTTGTGAAATTGTTGAGCAGGGAGGTATCAATCAGGCAGTCGCGAGCACCGGAATTAGTCAGCCTGTGCTCAGTAATCAACTTATTGCCTTGGAAAAAAGCTTAGAATTAACATTATGCCAACGTGGTCGGCGCGGTTTTAAGCTCACTCATGAAGGTGAGCAAGTGTATAAATATGCGAACCAGCTAAAATCAACCTTAACCGACTTCGCTTATAAGCTTCGAGGCGTTCAAACAGAACTTTCTGGGCACGTGCGAATTGGCTGTTTGGATAACACGGTGACTTTGCCCTACAACCCACTTCCAAAAGCGATAGAGACATTTTACCAACGCAGTAACAGTGTTGAAGTGAGTGTCGATGTCGGTGATTTCACTCAGTTGAATGAGAAGTTGGCAAAGAACCAGATAGATATGATGATCGTCGTTCTCGGGTCACATCAAAAATCAGCCTTTCAACATAAATACCCACTGTTTGAAGAGCACAGCTATCTCTATGCGCGTAAGGATCTGGCTGAGAAGATCATGGATAACGATTTTTCCCTTGATGGCTGTCGTATCAACATGGGTGGCTATGCCAAAGATGAGATGTTCCGATTACTTAATATTGAACAGTACGATTCCGTAAAGCCTTTTGATGGCTGGCATGTAGAGTCGGGTGTGATTCTCACCTTAGCGGGTACACACTTGAGTTTCTTGCCGTCTCACTTAATCGACCGTGGTCACTATGACCAGGCTTTGATCGCGCTACAACCGGACAAGTGGAGCCTGAAAAGTCAGTTTTATCTGGTGTTGAAGCAGCCTTTGGATTCTCTTTCTCCTGCCGCTCGCGCGTTTTTTGATGAGCTACACCAAACGGAACCATCGGGTTCAATCTAG
- a CDS encoding DUF917 domain-containing protein, which yields MIITEQMIDDIALGATVLGTGGGGDPYSGALMAKVAIATAKQPVRMIPLEEVQDDWMTVPSSMIGAPTVAVEKLNSKDQMLVAFEAMEKALGTEVAATFPIEVGGFNSLIPILVAAQKNIPVIDCDAMGRAFPEAQMVTFFLDDLPSAPNTLADERGNVVTLYPIDGIWSEKFARPITEQMGGSAAMCDYPMNGKNLKRSALPATLTQAMKIGEAIRLANDNNQSGTQAVLDIVGGHTIISGKIVDIQRETDGGFATGGVVIEKLAQFEDTGVDNVFVQFQNELLLAHKGTSRADMNQDNLLASTPDLISILDHETGKPITTEQLRYGQRIDLIAYPCDPKWRTDKGIEVAGPGYFGYTVEYQTIEQLKSALKR from the coding sequence GTGATTATTACTGAACAAATGATTGATGACATCGCGCTTGGTGCCACTGTATTAGGCACGGGCGGCGGTGGTGACCCATACAGCGGTGCATTGATGGCGAAAGTCGCTATCGCAACAGCAAAACAACCTGTACGCATGATTCCTCTGGAAGAAGTACAAGACGATTGGATGACAGTGCCCTCTTCAATGATTGGCGCACCAACCGTTGCAGTAGAAAAGCTCAACTCGAAAGATCAAATGCTGGTTGCATTCGAAGCGATGGAAAAGGCGCTTGGTACTGAGGTAGCGGCAACATTCCCTATCGAGGTAGGCGGTTTCAACTCGCTAATTCCAATTCTCGTTGCAGCGCAAAAGAACATCCCAGTAATCGATTGTGATGCGATGGGACGCGCGTTTCCTGAAGCGCAAATGGTGACTTTCTTCCTCGACGATTTACCTTCAGCACCCAACACATTGGCCGACGAGCGTGGCAATGTGGTGACGCTGTACCCGATAGACGGTATTTGGTCTGAAAAGTTTGCTAGGCCGATTACAGAGCAAATGGGCGGCTCGGCGGCGATGTGTGATTACCCAATGAACGGTAAGAACCTAAAGCGCAGCGCACTGCCTGCAACACTCACTCAAGCAATGAAGATCGGTGAAGCGATTAGATTAGCGAACGACAACAACCAGAGCGGCACACAGGCTGTGTTGGACATTGTTGGCGGTCACACGATCATCAGCGGCAAGATTGTTGATATTCAACGCGAAACCGATGGTGGTTTTGCAACAGGTGGTGTCGTGATCGAGAAACTGGCTCAGTTCGAAGATACCGGCGTAGATAACGTATTCGTGCAGTTCCAAAACGAATTGCTGCTGGCGCACAAAGGCACAAGCCGCGCCGACATGAATCAAGATAACCTTTTGGCTTCGACACCAGATCTTATTTCGATATTGGATCATGAAACCGGCAAACCAATCACAACCGAACAGCTTCGCTACGGACAACGCATCGATCTTATCGCCTACCCTTGTGACCCGAAATGGCGCACCGACAAAGGCATCGAAGTCGCAGGGCCAGGTTACTTTGGCTACACCGTCGAATATCAAACCATTGAACAACTAAAGTCTGCATTGAAGAGGTAG
- a CDS encoding fatty acid cis/trans isomerase codes for MNLKKLFILAFVSVFSGCAVYAGLNFDELFGEQQVRDRQAPILSAQSQHFINEVKPIIDNRCVVCHACYDAPCQLKMSSVEGIDRGASKALVYQGTRLTASAPTRLFEDALTTQEWREADFHPVLNERMQNSTANLDAGLVSRMLIQKENHPLPDQKQLEGFDFSIDRDQQCPTIEEYAQYERDYPTWGMPYGMPNLDKTEYATLMSWLENGALMNEHIPLSEAEQELVNVYEKFLNKSSRKSQLSARYIYEHLFLSHVYFSDLGQPTRFFSIVRSTTPPGEAVQRITTRRPYDDPKVSRVYYRLIPEQGTIVDKTHMPFALNKERLQNWNTWFVDADYVVNKLPSYDVDVAANPMTSFEALPVNSRFNFMLDNAQNTIMAYIKGPVCRGQLALNVINDRFWVFFIDPEKADVPEINDFYASQEKNLKLPGELKSNTVPATNWVRYSKQQARYLNAKSDFTNKWFESGVNLDTGIIWDGNGTNPNAALTIFRHFDSASVVQGLVGPQPKTAWILDYALLERIHYLLVAGFDVYGNFGHQLITRMFMDFLRLEGESNFLTLLPKDVRHLEHSSWYQNQSVQLSDFLQRNIAPFDQPTSVVYKTADPKRELLDMIKQKLEPVLNNRFDIVETGFSKKNEALLNQVSLIKGEGLRHVPQLVMIMIEGENGEEQLFTMIHNNAHSNISSLFNEEGNRDYANDDLTLVRGVVGSYPAAYLSLTESDIPTLVKTLQNLNTEEDYVALLDKFAVRRSSPEFWPFSDRVHRWYQQAQPIEFGLLDYNRFENR; via the coding sequence ATGAATTTGAAAAAACTCTTCATCTTAGCTTTTGTTAGCGTCTTCTCAGGTTGTGCCGTGTACGCGGGTCTAAACTTTGACGAGCTGTTTGGTGAACAGCAAGTACGCGATCGCCAAGCCCCTATTCTTTCGGCTCAATCACAACACTTCATCAACGAAGTGAAGCCGATCATTGATAACCGATGTGTGGTTTGTCACGCTTGTTATGATGCGCCTTGCCAACTCAAAATGTCTTCAGTTGAAGGTATCGATCGTGGCGCAAGCAAGGCTCTCGTTTATCAAGGTACGCGTTTAACGGCATCTGCCCCTACTCGCCTATTTGAAGATGCATTGACCACTCAAGAGTGGCGTGAAGCCGACTTCCACCCTGTGCTTAACGAGCGTATGCAAAACTCAACCGCTAACCTTGATGCGGGTCTTGTATCTCGAATGCTTATTCAAAAAGAGAACCATCCGCTTCCAGACCAAAAGCAGTTAGAAGGTTTCGACTTCTCGATTGATCGCGACCAACAGTGTCCGACCATCGAAGAGTACGCTCAATACGAAAGAGATTACCCAACTTGGGGCATGCCTTATGGGATGCCTAACCTAGACAAGACCGAGTACGCGACGTTAATGAGTTGGCTGGAAAACGGCGCGTTAATGAATGAACATATTCCGTTGAGCGAAGCCGAGCAAGAGCTGGTTAATGTCTATGAAAAATTCCTGAATAAGAGTTCGAGAAAGAGCCAGCTTTCTGCACGTTACATCTACGAGCACCTATTTCTATCACACGTTTATTTTTCTGATTTAGGGCAGCCAACACGTTTCTTCTCGATCGTTCGTTCTACAACACCTCCGGGCGAAGCAGTACAGCGCATTACCACTCGTCGCCCTTACGACGATCCAAAAGTCTCTCGCGTTTACTACCGATTGATTCCAGAGCAAGGCACCATTGTCGACAAGACACACATGCCTTTCGCGCTCAATAAAGAGCGCCTACAGAATTGGAATACGTGGTTTGTTGATGCAGATTACGTCGTAAATAAGCTGCCTAGCTACGACGTTGATGTTGCTGCTAACCCAATGACTTCGTTTGAAGCCCTGCCTGTTAACTCTCGCTTCAACTTCATGTTGGATAACGCACAGAACACCATCATGGCGTATATTAAAGGGCCAGTTTGTCGTGGTCAGCTTGCGCTCAATGTGATTAATGACCGCTTCTGGGTGTTCTTTATTGACCCTGAGAAAGCTGATGTGCCGGAGATTAACGACTTTTATGCAAGCCAAGAGAAAAACTTGAAGCTTCCAGGTGAGTTGAAAAGTAATACAGTCCCAGCGACCAATTGGGTACGTTACTCTAAGCAACAAGCACGATACCTAAACGCTAAATCAGACTTCACCAACAAATGGTTTGAAAGTGGCGTAAACCTCGATACGGGCATCATTTGGGACGGAAATGGCACCAATCCGAATGCCGCTTTAACGATATTCAGACATTTTGACAGCGCTTCCGTTGTTCAAGGTCTGGTTGGGCCGCAGCCTAAAACGGCGTGGATTCTTGATTACGCCCTACTTGAACGTATTCACTACCTGCTTGTTGCCGGCTTCGATGTATACGGAAACTTCGGCCACCAGCTGATTACGCGTATGTTCATGGACTTCTTACGTCTCGAAGGTGAGAGTAACTTCTTAACTCTTCTTCCTAAAGACGTTCGCCACCTTGAACACTCAAGCTGGTATCAAAACCAAAGTGTACAATTGAGCGATTTCTTGCAGCGCAATATCGCGCCTTTCGATCAGCCAACCAGCGTGGTGTACAAAACGGCCGATCCTAAGCGTGAATTGCTGGATATGATCAAACAGAAGCTAGAGCCAGTTCTGAATAACCGTTTTGATATTGTCGAAACAGGCTTTAGTAAAAAGAATGAAGCGCTACTGAATCAAGTGAGCTTGATTAAGGGAGAAGGCTTACGCCACGTTCCTCAGTTGGTGATGATCATGATTGAAGGCGAGAATGGCGAAGAGCAACTCTTTACCATGATTCACAACAACGCTCACAGCAACATTTCGAGCCTGTTTAATGAGGAAGGTAACCGAGATTACGCCAACGATGACTTAACACTCGTGCGTGGCGTTGTAGGCAGCTACCCAGCGGCTTACCTCTCACTAACCGAAAGCGACATTCCGACTCTGGTTAAAACACTCCAGAACTTGAACACGGAAGAAGACTACGTGGCGTTACTTGATAAGTTTGCTGTACGACGCAGCTCTCCGGAATTCTGGCCGTTCAGTGACCGTGTCCATCGTTGGTATCAACAAGCGCAACCTATCGAGTTCGGCCTGTTGGATTACAACCGCTTTGAGAACCGCTAG
- a CDS encoding cytosine permease, whose product MDGAMATEAYMNKPEATHSHKKIDDFELEPVPEKAKRSWWVISLIWLAIGIDISGLFLGSILSSGIGFEDALLATFIGSSLLAVIAMLCANIGFQAGVSTPLVSSAVFGRNGGKILGFINGISLVGWFAFQADFFAFIMVDALAKYDIVISHLTALIGGSVLMMMTAIYGVRALGKLSTYSVPLMVTLITIGLFMAADYQGGAAPTIEDPLTLGQAISFVMSIWILAAVAAPDIARYAKTRRDAILGAGIGFLVGNSAIILIALILTKMTGTDDLVEVFFTLGLGMAAIIVLVFAQWTTNSSNLTSGGLCMSMVLPKIPRPVLVVIMTIVGIGIAQLGMVNKFTDFLMLLSVTIAPAAGVYIVQYYVLDSAKMSFENIQQVPAWMFKGLASWAFGTAFSACTAPELFNLFSLTSISALDGILAAGVIYLALMKLSPSSDKE is encoded by the coding sequence ATGGATGGCGCTATGGCGACAGAAGCTTACATGAATAAACCCGAAGCAACACACAGCCACAAAAAGATAGATGACTTCGAACTGGAACCCGTTCCCGAGAAGGCCAAACGTTCTTGGTGGGTGATCAGCCTTATCTGGTTGGCTATCGGTATCGATATCTCTGGCTTGTTCCTTGGCTCAATTTTGAGTAGCGGGATTGGTTTTGAAGATGCGCTACTAGCGACATTTATCGGTTCAAGCTTACTCGCAGTCATCGCGATGCTGTGTGCCAACATCGGTTTTCAAGCGGGCGTTTCAACTCCACTCGTGAGTAGCGCAGTGTTTGGTCGTAACGGCGGTAAAATCCTTGGTTTCATCAACGGTATTTCGCTAGTCGGCTGGTTTGCTTTCCAAGCTGATTTCTTTGCGTTCATCATGGTGGATGCTCTCGCAAAATACGACATTGTGATTTCTCACCTAACCGCTCTGATTGGCGGCAGTGTATTAATGATGATGACAGCCATCTACGGCGTTCGTGCCTTAGGTAAACTCAGCACCTATTCAGTACCTCTGATGGTGACGCTTATTACCATTGGCTTGTTCATGGCTGCCGACTACCAAGGTGGCGCTGCTCCAACCATTGAAGATCCTCTAACACTTGGCCAAGCCATCTCTTTCGTTATGTCTATTTGGATTCTTGCAGCCGTCGCTGCACCTGATATTGCTCGCTACGCTAAGACTCGCCGTGATGCGATTCTCGGAGCAGGTATCGGCTTTCTGGTTGGTAACAGTGCCATCATTCTCATTGCATTAATCCTGACCAAAATGACAGGCACCGACGACCTAGTAGAAGTCTTCTTCACGCTTGGTTTGGGTATGGCTGCCATCATCGTACTGGTGTTTGCGCAATGGACGACCAACAGTAGTAACCTGACTTCAGGTGGCTTATGTATGTCGATGGTACTGCCTAAGATCCCTCGCCCTGTATTGGTTGTGATCATGACCATCGTCGGCATCGGTATTGCTCAACTCGGCATGGTGAACAAGTTTACTGACTTCTTAATGCTCCTCAGCGTGACCATCGCCCCTGCTGCAGGCGTCTACATCGTTCAATACTACGTCTTAGACTCTGCAAAAATGAGCTTTGAGAACATCCAACAAGTTCCAGCGTGGATGTTTAAAGGCCTCGCCTCTTGGGCGTTTGGTACTGCATTCAGCGCCTGTACCGCACCTGAATTATTCAACCTGTTTTCATTAACCAGCATCTCGGCGTTAGACGGCATTCTCGCAGCTGGTGTTATTTACCTAGCCCTAATGAAGCTTTCTCCTTCTAGTGATAAGGAATAG
- a CDS encoding hydantoinase/oxoprolinase family protein, with translation MTNITLDYCRLGIDVGGTNTDGVLLDADLHVVAKVKTATTHDISTGIDNAISALLSQANIDGKQVKHAMLGTTQCTNAIVERKGLDRVGMIRLALPSGDSVPPLCGWSEAWQNLLGEHFYQAHGGYEYDGQLIADIQESEIRELCQKMKGHVDSIAISGVFSPVNGDQELQAAEWIQQELPGVNLSLSHKVGSLGLLERENATILNAALQGTAKRFVDGFCNALINHEIHTTPYFGQNDGTLMSQQFALMYPILTVACGPTNSIRGASHLTKLKDAIVVDVGGTTSDIGVLTHGYPRESSLAVEIGEVRTNFRMPDILALAIGGGTKVRFEQQRIELGPESVGHTLTQTARSFGGDELTLTDIALKTGQMQWQAEHQLSDEIGISTEQANQVYQQMVTDVEEGIDKMKTSAASVPVIMVGGGSALFPDHFEGVSQVVRPEHFEVANAIGVALGEISGQFDKIVPIDPASREETLKGLEEQSKQLAIEAGACSDNVAIIERSEIPLSYLQGNMVHVKIKAAGHIKMA, from the coding sequence ATGACAAACATTACGCTTGATTACTGCCGTTTGGGCATTGACGTTGGTGGCACCAATACCGATGGTGTGTTGCTCGACGCAGACTTGCATGTGGTTGCTAAGGTCAAAACTGCAACCACACATGATATTTCAACTGGTATCGATAACGCGATTTCTGCACTACTAAGCCAAGCGAACATTGACGGAAAACAAGTGAAGCATGCGATGCTTGGCACTACTCAATGCACTAACGCGATTGTGGAAAGAAAAGGCTTAGACAGAGTTGGCATGATTCGTTTAGCCCTTCCGAGTGGCGACAGCGTCCCGCCCCTTTGTGGTTGGAGTGAAGCGTGGCAAAACCTGCTTGGTGAACACTTCTACCAAGCACACGGCGGCTATGAATACGATGGCCAATTGATTGCTGACATTCAAGAGTCTGAGATCCGCGAGCTTTGTCAGAAAATGAAAGGCCACGTAGATTCAATTGCTATCAGCGGTGTGTTCTCACCCGTTAATGGCGACCAAGAACTGCAAGCCGCAGAGTGGATTCAGCAAGAACTTCCGGGCGTGAACCTATCGCTCTCCCATAAAGTCGGCAGTTTAGGGCTTCTGGAGCGTGAGAACGCCACAATTCTCAATGCAGCCCTACAAGGCACAGCAAAACGATTCGTCGATGGTTTCTGCAATGCGCTAATAAACCATGAGATTCACACCACACCCTACTTTGGTCAGAACGATGGAACATTAATGTCGCAGCAGTTCGCGTTGATGTACCCAATTCTTACCGTGGCTTGTGGGCCAACAAATTCTATTCGAGGTGCAAGCCATCTAACCAAGCTGAAAGACGCAATTGTAGTTGATGTAGGCGGCACTACGTCTGATATTGGTGTGCTTACCCACGGTTACCCGCGAGAGTCGAGTTTAGCGGTAGAGATTGGTGAAGTGAGAACCAACTTCCGCATGCCTGATATTTTGGCATTAGCCATTGGTGGCGGCACCAAGGTTCGTTTTGAACAACAACGTATCGAACTAGGCCCCGAAAGTGTTGGCCACACTCTCACGCAAACAGCGCGCAGCTTTGGCGGCGATGAACTCACGTTAACCGACATCGCACTCAAAACCGGTCAAATGCAGTGGCAAGCGGAACATCAATTGAGTGATGAGATTGGTATTTCGACCGAGCAAGCAAATCAGGTGTATCAACAGATGGTGACCGACGTTGAGGAAGGCATCGATAAGATGAAGACTTCCGCAGCGAGCGTACCCGTCATAATGGTTGGTGGTGGTAGTGCCCTATTCCCAGATCATTTTGAAGGTGTGAGCCAAGTAGTACGTCCTGAGCACTTTGAAGTAGCGAATGCAATTGGTGTTGCGTTGGGTGAAATATCAGGTCAGTTCGATAAGATTGTCCCGATTGATCCCGCTTCACGTGAGGAAACCTTAAAGGGCTTGGAAGAGCAATCAAAGCAACTGGCGATTGAGGCAGGTGCATGCAGCGACAACGTGGCAATTATTGAACGCAGCGAGATCCCATTAAGCTACCTACAAGGCAACATGGTTCACGTGAAGATCAAAGCAGCAGGTCACATCAAAATGGCTTGA